The Lysobacter oculi genomic sequence TCAAGCCGCAACCTAACGCCTGAGTTAAGCCGCGCCGTGAGCGGTGCGGCGACGCGTGCGAGCGTAGCGAACGCACGCAGGCGACGCAACGAAACGGCGTCGGCTTGAACGAGTTGTTAGACCGCACCAGCCTGTTGTTGAAAGCGCAAGTCAGGCACCGTGACCGCAAGCCCGCGAAAACCGATTGCACGCAGGCGCGTGGCGAACCGCAGGGTGGGGCGTGCGCGCCTGCGTGCGACTCCGCGAACCATTGCCAGATGCGCGTTGGCCGAACGCGAGCGCGCGAGCCGACGAACAATCTGGAGAAACTTGGTGAACGCCGGAGCGCAGCGCGGCGTTCTAGCGAGAAGGGATCTGGAGGCTGGGTTTTGCCGAGAACATCAGGTGCATGGCGTCCCATGCGGTCATTCTGGCTGCGGTCTAACGCCTGAGTTAAGCCGGCTTGCGAAGCGGCACCGGCGTTGTGGTACACGTTACCGCATAAGCCGGGCCGCGAAGCAAGCTCGGCTTGAACGAATTGTTAGGCTGCAAGCCCTTCAATGAAGGAAATCATTCTCAGCGTGCTCGGGCGGAAAGATGTGCACAACAATCACAACTCCATCCTGAAGCGCCTGTTCGTAGTATTGCTTCCCTGAGTCTTCATCTGGGAAGTCTGTAGCACTAGCTAGAGACGCGGATACGATTCTCTCGGTACGCCAGCCAGCTTCAGTGGTCTCTTTCTCTGCGATATCAATGGCACTACGAATATTGAGCTCTGTTGTATACACATTGATGTAAGCGCCACCAAATTCGTCCGCCGACTGTAGAACGCCGTCTGGAATTGCTTCTACTTGGACCACGAAAATTTCTGTCATGAGGCCTAACGCCTGAATTAAGCCGACCCGCGAAGCGGGTTCGGCTTGAATGAATTGTTAGGCAGCACTACCGGCACGTAGTGTTGCCAAAGCTGTCAGTGCGGCACTTGACCGTGTTGCCATTGTCGTCGCGGAAAGTGGTGTTGCCAAAAGAGTCTGTGCGACTACGAATGGTATTGCCGTTGTCATCACGGTAGGTGGTATTGCCGAACGAGTCGGTGCGACTACGGACAGTATTGCCGCTATCGTCACGGTAAGTGGTGTTTCCGAAAGAATCGGTCCGGCTGCGAACGGTGTTGCCGTCGTCATCCCGCCAAGTAGTGTTGCCGAAGGAGTCCGTGCGGCCGCGAGTGGTATTGCCATCACTGTCACGGCACGTGGTGTTTCCGAACGAATCGGTTCGGCAACGGGTTTGAGCGAACGTACTGAACGACACGGTGGCGAGAAGAAATGAAACGAGCAATGCTTTGAACATAAATCCCCCTTGTTGTGTGGGTGCTGCCTAACGCCTGAGTTAAGCCGGACCGCAGCCGGCGAGTGAATCACGCGCGAGACCGCGAAGCGGTCTCGGCTTGAACGAATTGTTAGCCCGTACCAGCCTGAGAACTGGCGGCCACGAGCGTCCATGTAAGCATTATTGCGACGGCTGTTCCGCCAATAAAGCAGGACAGGCACTTAGCTTTGCGCCCAGTGATGACACTGAGCAGCTTGCCGAGTAGCACGAATGCAAGGACGCAAACGGCTAGAAAGGCTGTGTAGCCAGGAAAGAGCCAAGCCGAGGCGCCGCAGACTACAACGAAGATCAAGGTCACATAGGCATGAGCGAGGCGAGCCAAGCCAACGGCAGGACGTCCAGGCTCATGAAACATGCCGCCATAGTTGGTGGGGACAGACACCACCAGAAGGCCAAAGGTGCCGAACAGCACGTAGAAGGCGGCAATGATCTTGACGAGCGACATTGTTTGAGTACGGGCTAACGCCTGAGTTAAGCCGACCTGCGTAGAGGAGCCGGCGACATGGCAAGCTTAACCTGCCATGGCGCCGGTGGAACGAAGCAGGTTCGGCTTGAACGAATTGTTAGGCTGCAGATAGTCATTTGGATCGTTTGCTGCTGTAGTGCACAGCTAGTGGAGCTATCCCAATTGGGAAGAGCGCACCAAGAATTACGATGGCTATACCGGTAAGCTTATCGATGTTGCCATTTTGCATAAGCCTAAGAACAAATCCGCCAACTAGTAGAGCGATGACTAGTGCAATCATTGCCGGACCAAATATTGTTCCTGGGCGATTTCTTTGGATCATTGTGAACTCTCGAATGCAGCCTAACGCCTGAGTTAAGCCGGGCCGCTTTGCGGCCGAGCGATGTGCTACACGCTAGCACATAAGTCGAGGCCGCGAAGCGGGCTCGGCTTGAACGATTGGTTAGGGCGCACCGCAGTCACTCTTTCTAATTTCGAATCGAGTCAATTCTGTGCCGTCATTAAGCTTGTAAATATATTCCATGATTACGCCAGCATCTAATACCTTTGTACTTGTCGGAGTTGCGCATACGCCCTTAATAATCGTGTCTGAAAAATCGCGAATGGCGCGTTGATCCATTGCTTTGCCGGGCATTTTAACCAGCGTATAATAATAAGCAATTTGCATGCTCGGTCCCGGGAAAGTTGAATCTAGCCGGGTGTGCTCATCTACCATCATTGGAAGTTGTTTATTCATTTCCTTTGATATCTGCACGAGTCTTGGGTCAGCAGCTAATGAGTCGGAACTGCTCTTGTTGTTCTGCTTTGTGTAGCTGATAAATTTATAGCCACCAAAAATTACTGCACCCCAGAAAAGCAGAGTAAAGAATTTTTCAAAGTGGCTCGACTTACCTGAGCTCATGATTCCCCCCTGTGCGCCCTAACGCCTGAGTTAAGCCGGCCTGCGTAGCGGCCGAGCGTTGCGGTATACGTTACCGCATAAACGAGGCCGCGAAGCGGGCTCGGCTTGAACGAACTGTTAGACCGCTGGCCATTCAATTTCGCTTAGAGAAGGCAATGGCAACCAAGGAAAACGCCACGATCCAGACGCCGAAGTTCAATGCGAACATTTCCCAACGAATTTTATCCAAGCCCAGCAAAATACCCAACGCATCGGCAAATCCAACAGGGGAGCTCGCCATCCCATCAACCGCGTATACAAATGGCCAGCCACCTGCAGCTACGTAACAGCCATCTTCGCAGCCCATGATGTCACCGAGTGTGACGTAGGCTTTGCGCGGAACCCAGCTGCTCGCGATAGTCGTGGCTAGCGCGAGTATGACCACCAAGGCTTCTTGGACACGACGACTCAAAGTGTCTCCTGCGGTCTAACGCCTGAGTTAAGCCGCGGTGCGCAGTGGCCGAGCGGCGGTGTAGCGTTAGCTTACACCGCAAGCGCGGCCACGAAGCAACGTCGGCTTGAACGAATTGTTAGGCGAGCTATTCGTAGCGCCGATCCTTATCAATTTGCTCTTGAAGTTGATCCATTTGTCGCCACAGTCGAGCCATTTTCTTGCGTGGCGTATCAAAAAACACGTCATGAATAAAACTTACCAAAACACCCAAGCATATAACGGCCAGAACTAAGGCTAAGAGATATGGAGAGACATCCATGTAAAACGTATGCCAATCCTCATGAAACTCTGGGCGTCGCAGGCCATCAGCTTCAATTGCTGTCATAGCAGCAGATTCAGCGCGAACTTCGCTAAGAAGAAGCGAGGAAGTGGGGAGGTCTCCCGGTTGAATGGTTTTAAGTGTTACTCTAACTTCTTCGTCTTTTTCTATTGTGCCTAAGGGTATTTTGAATCCAGTGCCTTGAGAAAATTTTGAAAGAGGGGTCGATGGATCTGCCTCAAAGAGTGAACGCAGAGAACTTCGTCTCGGCGCAGAAATTTCTACAAAGGTGCTTTTCGCATCTGCTGCGCCGGACGGTAAATATAAGGCGACTTCCTTTTGCGCCGCTGTCCCGCCATTAATCACTATGACAGCGCCAACTTGAGATCGTTCTGTTTTTATTACCGAGGTAGTTTCGTAGAGCAAATAGTTATCTGGAAAAACAACTCTAAATGCAAATCTTGCGAAAACGGGTAAGGCCAGCGTGAGGATGGCGATAATCACTGCCAGTTTTTGCCAAGTAACGCTGCTAGATGACTCTGTTGACATGATCTTATGGATTTGACATGAATCTAAATGGTTCGCCTAACGCCTGAGTTAAGCCGCGTTGCAGCGCGGCCGCAGATTGGACAAGCCGTTGCTGCCAAGTGTGCGGCCGCGAAGCAACGTCGGCTTGAACGAGTGGTTAGGTTGCAGTGTGCCACGAAAGAGTCAGCAGCGTTACGAGAGCAGCGCCCGCGCAGCTTGACGAGCAGGCGCGTCGGAGAACGAAAGACGATCTGAGCGAAAGACCTGGCTGAAGCATGGCCGAGAGGTCAACACGGTCTGTGGGCAGTACGCTTTGCTACACCGTTCTACCGTTCTGTTGCCTACTGCAGCCTAACGCTTGAGTTAAGCCGCACCGCTTTGCGGCGGCGGCAGAGTCACAATCCTACGGGACTTTGCCGACGCCGCGAAGCGGTGTCGGCTTGAACGAATTGTTAGGTGCGCTGCCTTGAGCTGTGTATTCCTGCATTGCGGCGTCTACCTGGGAGAAGAAGGGGATTTCTGCTACAGCAATCCGATCTTTCTGGAGTCTTTGAACACATGCCTCAAGGGCTGCACGTATCTGGTCACACAAGTAGGCCTTCAGGTGCTCGTGTGTGGCCTGCTTCCATCTCAACTCCGGCACATGAATGTCCGCCGACATGTAGCGACGACTCTTAAGCAGCCTGACGCGATGGACGCCTTCCTGGCCGTACTTTGCTAGAGATCCATCAATTCGCAGCACGAGCGCGTATTCGTCGATAGACGCACAATGAGTAGATATAACGTGCTTAGCGAGTGCTTGGTAGAGAGCAACCTTTAACTCGCATGGAAGACGAGCCTCTGGGCCGCCAGCTTCACAGCCAATAGAAATCGTGGGACGAACCGGAGACCCCATTGCGCACCTAACGCCTGAATTAAGCCGCGCCGCGAAGCGGCGTCGGCTTGAATGAATTGTTAGCCACCGCGTCCAAGCAGTTCAAGCCATAAGCTCGATGAGGTGTGAGCGCCAGCTTGGTGCCTCGTATGGTTCCGGCCAGAACTCTACCAATCGCACGATCTTGCTTTTGGAAACGGTGAATAGTGAGATCGCGCGGGCAGACTGCACCCCATCTGTGACCGATACGTCTGAAACAATTTCTGAGTCGTCGCCAAAGAGCCGATGAATGGTGAAGTGCCAGCGTCCGTGGGCTGGGTACTCATGATTCATTTGGGCAAACCGCAGGGGGCCAGAAATGAGTTCTTTGGATTGGGGCCACTCAAGAACGAATTCCGGGGACAAAACGGATGTGACCGAATGAAAGTCGTTCGTCGCCATGAGGCGCCAGAACTCGCGAACAACTTCCGTGGCTTTAGTTGGAGACACAATGTCCTCCGGGCGGTGGCTAACGCCTGAGTTAAGCCGGCCTGCGGAGCGGCCGAGCGTTGCGGTACAACTTACCGCAAAAAACGAGGCCGCGAAGCGGGCTCGGCTTGAACGAATTGTTAGACCGCGCACTGGTTAGAGCGTGCTGGGTGTTATTGAAAGTTCGCCGGCCAAGGCGAGCCTATATGTCATTGGCTTTCCGGCCTCAACAACAATGTCCACTTCGCGCTGTGCGCGGCTGGATTGTGCACGGCAGATGGCCATTCCGCCAGGACGGGCGCCTAGTATCCTGCGACCAACGGCCAAGTAAAGTTCTGCTTTTTGGCCAGCACGAAGTGATGCAACATGATTGCCGTCGATAAGAATTTCAGCAGAGCACCCGCTGCCGGAAAAACCCTCGTCTCTTACAACAGTGACCAGCTCGCGTCCTGGTGCCGCCATGAAGGCATCTGCGACTATTTTTCCCTCTGGTCCAACTGGAGCTGCGCTAGCAGCGGGGATACCTTTGGTCGCGCAGCCAGTTAAAATAAAAGCCAAAGTAATACCGACGAGTAATTTCATGCTCTCCCCCTAGAGTGTTGAGATTGTGTGACGTGCGGTCTAACGCCTGAGTTAAGCCGTGGTGCTGCACGGCCACAATTAAATACGATCCTTACCTTCAAAAATTGTGGCCGTGAAGCGCCATCGGCTTGAACGAATTGTTAGGCCTCACTTGGTAAAGACCTTGCTAACCACTTTTCCTGTTTGGATGTCGATGTGGCAGTCAAAGCAGGCGAAGTTTCCAACGACAAGGGGTGACTCTGAGATGACACCAGTGTAGCCATCTGTTGCTCCAGCCCCAATGTCATCCGCCCGCCATAGCTCCTTGCCTGTGGCGCTGGAATAGGCAAAAAGATTTCTAGATGGCTCGTTGCTTGGGAAAACCATGTAGTCGTAAACGACGACAACGAGGTCGTCAATCTCACGGGCATCAAGTACCGGGAAGGTCGCGGGAATCGCCCCGCGCGAGTGAATGATTTGACCTGACTCAACGGGAATCTGCATGTGAGGCCTAACGCCTGAGTTAAGCCGCGCTGCGTAGTGGCACGGCGTTGTGCTACACGCTAGCACAAAAGGCCGGGCCACGAAGCGGCGTCGGCTTGAACGAATTGTTAGGGGGCAGTCCGGCGCTTTTCATTAAGTAAGAAAGCCAAGATGCCAACAGCAAATATGTTGATTCCGACCAGCAGGGGGTTAGGCTGATTTATGGTGAAATTGAATTGACTCCCTAGCTGCCAATTGAAATTGAGATTTGGTGGAACTTTACTAGCCGAAATTGCGGCAAAAAAGCCGCAAGTGAACAAGTACGACACAGTGGATGACTTAAAGATCGGAACTTGCAATGCCCAAAGCCAGATATTCGCTTTCAGCGCGAGCTTAGAACGCTCCAATGCGAGAATTCCTGCATAGATCGCGTACATGTATAGCAAGCAAAAGGGGGCAAGA encodes the following:
- a CDS encoding P-loop NTPase family protein translates to MSTESSSSVTWQKLAVIIAILTLALPVFARFAFRVVFPDNYLLYETTSVIKTERSQVGAVIVINGGTAAQKEVALYLPSGAADAKSTFVEISAPRRSSLRSLFEADPSTPLSKFSQGTGFKIPLGTIEKDEEVRVTLKTIQPGDLPTSSLLLSEVRAESAAMTAIEADGLRRPEFHEDWHTFYMDVSPYLLALVLAVICLGVLVSFIHDVFFDTPRKKMARLWRQMDQLQEQIDKDRRYE
- a CDS encoding nuclear transport factor 2 family protein, coding for MATNDFHSVTSVLSPEFVLEWPQSKELISGPLRFAQMNHEYPAHGRWHFTIHRLFGDDSEIVSDVSVTDGVQSARAISLFTVSKSKIVRLVEFWPEPYEAPSWRSHLIELMA